The Dictyoglomus sp. sequence AGATATTATTACTATTTAATATCTTAGAAGAATTAAAAAAACTTGGAGCATTGAAAATTATTCTTTTTGGATCATTGGTCCATGGGGATGTAGATGTAAATAGTGACTTAGATTTATTAGTTATTATGCCTAATACAAAAAGTGGTAAAGAGTGAGAAAGAAAAATATCTGTGGATATAATTGTTTTTAATGAGCAAGAATTTAAAGAAGAAATAAATATTAATCTCTTCTTGAATAATATAATTAAGATGGCTAA is a genomic window containing:
- a CDS encoding nucleotidyltransferase domain-containing protein, translated to MKKSFKEILLLFNILEELKKLGALKIILFGSLVHGDVDVNSDLDLLVIMPNTKSGKE